CCATCGCCGAGATGTCCACTACGGCCAAAGCGCGCGGGTAGGAGAAGATTCCCAAGGTGTTGTCGGGGAAGCCGGGCAGGGCAACGCCGTTGCTACGCAAGAACGCCCGGACCTCCTGTGGGCGTCCGAGCATCCACACGATCTGATCCAGCATGTGTCCCGCAAGATCGAAGAAGATACCTCCAGCATGGCGGGCGATCACCCGTTGCGCAGCCTCTGGAATCCACGTCGACATGTGCGCCCGTACGGCGAAGACCTCGCCGAGCAGGCCGGACCGCGCCCAGCCTACGATCCGCTGGAAGCCACCATGGTACCGGAACATATAGCCGACCTGGATGAGCAGACCCCGCGTGCGGGCCAGCGTCACCACTCGCTGCCAGCCCTCCCAGTCATCGCCCGGAGGTTTGTCGTACCAGACGTGCTTCCCGGACCGAACGACCGCCTCCGTCTGCGCGAGGCTCTCGTCGTTTCGGCCTTCGGAGGCGACGGCGATGATTGTCGCATCTTCGAGCACGGGCGCGGGCCCATCGAACCATCGCACGCCCTCATAGGGACTGCCCGGGCCGTCCAGCTCGCCCCGCCGCCCCGCGTCCGGCTCAATGACGCCGACGAGCTCGACCCGGGGATGCCCGCGCATTGCCTGGAGCTTTCCCGCCGCGTGTCCGTGCCGGGTTCCGTACTGCGCCATCCGAATCCGTCCCATGGCGCCTCCATGTGCCGCCTCACGACGACGACGGCAGGTCCCGGTCGTCGTCTCCCCACATGCGCTCGCCCCGCAGCAAGAAGGCGCGGATGTCGTACCGTCCAGGCCGCTCAGGGATCAGGTGTCCCGACTCCACCATCAGGTCGAGGGGATTCACCCGCGTCTTGAGCGGGAGCACGACCTTCTCGTGACACCGGGCCGACTCGTAGATGGCGTGGATCATCTCCAGCGCCTTGTACCCGTTCTCGCCGCGGCCGCGATGGCTCACAACGGCGCCCTCGATCCAATCCGCCAACTCGTCAGCCTGCGCAGCCGCACCCTCCCGCCACTCGAAGCGGCTCCCCTCGTCGGCGAGCCGGTAGAACTTTCCATCGGGCTGCTGCGTCTGCCACACGCCTCCCGTCTCCCGGTTCAGGAGATGGAGATGTTCCGTCGTGAGCGTGATCATGCCGTCCGTGCCGTAGATGTGCGCCCCCTGGAACAGGGCCGGCCCCACATCCGACAGAATCGCGGCCCGCGCACTCCGCTCGAACTCGAAGACCGCGACGGCGCAGTCCTCGATCCGCGTCGTCCGCTCGTAGCGGTCCGTCTTTCGCTCGATGTTCCCCATGACCCACCGGCACTCGTCGTCGGCCAGCAGATAGCGGAACATATCGGTTTGATGAGACGAGTAATTAGGGAGTCCCTGCCCTCCGAAGCTCAGCAACAGCGAGACACGACCGATGGCTCCATTCGCGATCAGCTCGCGCGCGAGCGTGTAGGCCGGAAGGAAGCGCCGCTGGTGGCCGATGACCAGCTTTGTCTGATTGCGGTGGCACGCGATAAGCATTTCATCGGCGCGTGCGATCGTCTCCGCCATCGGCTTCTCGCACAGGATCGCCTTGGGATGCCGCGCCGCGGCGGCGATGGTCCACGTCGCGTGGCCCGTATGCCACGTGCAGACGGACACGACATCGAGCCGCTCGCCATCTAACATGGCGGAGGGATCCTTGTAATGCACCGTGCGGAGGCCGAACTGCTTGTCGATCTCCCCCATGGCCTCCGCATCGAGATCGGCGAGCGCGACGATCTCGTAGCGCCCGCTAGCCAGGTAGCCGTCGACGTGATTCCGCGCCATCTTGCCGCAGCCGATGACGCCCACGCGGAGGCGCGGCGCGGCCGGCGCTTTGCGTCTCTCCCCTGTCCCCCGAGCCCCCGCGGATCGCCGCCTGGGCTCTCGTGACCGCCGTCTCGACTGCGCCCCTGAGCTCATCCTTTGATGGCCCCCATCGTCAAGCCTCCCGCCAGGAACCGTTGGACGACCAGTGAAAGCGCAAGGATCGGCACCGTGATGATCGTGGCGGCCGCCGTCAGCCCGCCCCAGTTGACGTCCTCGAACGAGACGAAGCTGTAGACTGCCATCGGGAGCGTAATCGTGTCTTTGCCGCCGAGGATAAGCACGAAGATGAAGTTGTTCCAGGAGGCAATAAAGCTAAGGATCGTCGCGGCGACGATCCCCGGCAGGCTGAGGGGGAGTACGATCCGTGCAAAGGTGGCCACTCGCGAGCAACCGTCGATCAGCGCCGCGTCCTCGAGATCCCGCGGGATGTCTTCGAAGAACCCCGCCATGATCCAGACGATCATCGGGAGCACTACGATGATGTGGGTGAGGATGATGCCGACATGGGTATTGATCAAGCCGAGTTGGCGGTAGATCACGAAGAGAGGCACCAGGAACGCGATGCCCGGTAAGATCCGCGCGGTCAACACGAAGAATCCGAGCGCCGCCTGGCGGTGGCGCGCCATGCTGTAGGCGGCGGGCAGCCCGCAGACCAGGCCGACGCCGACGGCGGAGACCGCGATGATTGTGCTGTTCAGCATATACGAGAAGAACGAGTTCTTGGTGAACACGTCGATGTAGTTTTGGAGGGTCGGCCTGAACACCCATAGCGGCGGATAGGCTGTCACCTGGACGTTGCTCTTGAAGGACGACAGGATCATCCACCCGAGGGTGAAGAGAAAGAAGAGGAGAAGACTCGACAGGGTGACGTAGAACACTACGCCTTCAATGATCCTCGCCACGCGCCGCCTCGCGCGGGGACTCACCGTCCGCTGCGGCATTCGCCCGCCTCCCGTCTCAGGCCCACGCGCGCTCCCGGGCCTTGATCCACGCTACACTCGCTACCGCCACGATCAGCGTGAAGACCACGATCACCGCGGAGCCGTACCCCAGGTCCAAATACTTGAACGCCTGGCTGTACGCGTAGATGTACAGTGTCTCGGACCCGAAGCCGGGCCCACCCGCCGTCATCACCCAGATGAGGTCGAACACCTTGAGCGCGTCGATGGTGCGGAACATCAGAACAATGACCAGGACCGGCCGCAGAAGCGGGAGCGTGATCCGTGTGAAAATCTGCCAGCGCGACGCCCCGTCGATCATGGCCGACTC
This portion of the bacterium genome encodes:
- a CDS encoding carbohydrate ABC transporter permease, producing MPQRTVSPRARRRVARIIEGVVFYVTLSSLLLFFLFTLGWMILSSFKSNVQVTAYPPLWVFRPTLQNYIDVFTKNSFFSYMLNSTIIAVSAVGVGLVCGLPAAYSMARHRQAALGFFVLTARILPGIAFLVPLFVIYRQLGLINTHVGIILTHIIVVLPMIVWIMAGFFEDIPRDLEDAALIDGCSRVATFARIVLPLSLPGIVAATILSFIASWNNFIFVLILGGKDTITLPMAVYSFVSFEDVNWGGLTAAATIITVPILALSLVVQRFLAGGLTMGAIKG
- a CDS encoding Gfo/Idh/MocA family oxidoreductase, translated to MGRIRMAQYGTRHGHAAGKLQAMRGHPRVELVGVIEPDAGRRGELDGPGSPYEGVRWFDGPAPVLEDATIIAVASEGRNDESLAQTEAVVRSGKHVWYDKPPGDDWEGWQRVVTLARTRGLLIQVGYMFRYHGGFQRIVGWARSGLLGEVFAVRAHMSTWIPEAAQRVIARHAGGIFFDLAGHMLDQIVWMLGRPQEVRAFLRSNGVALPGFPDNTLGIFSYPRALAVVDISAMEPPPTARRFEVYGTRGSAIMEPFEPAGPIRLCLIEAQGEYPSGEQRVPVPAQSRQTLYALELDSFLGAVEGLRPPDRTLDHELLVQETLLRATGGS
- a CDS encoding Gfo/Idh/MocA family oxidoreductase, with product MSSGAQSRRRSREPRRRSAGARGTGERRKAPAAPRLRVGVIGCGKMARNHVDGYLASGRYEIVALADLDAEAMGEIDKQFGLRTVHYKDPSAMLDGERLDVVSVCTWHTGHATWTIAAAARHPKAILCEKPMAETIARADEMLIACHRNQTKLVIGHQRRFLPAYTLARELIANGAIGRVSLLLSFGGQGLPNYSSHQTDMFRYLLADDECRWVMGNIERKTDRYERTTRIEDCAVAVFEFERSARAAILSDVGPALFQGAHIYGTDGMITLTTEHLHLLNRETGGVWQTQQPDGKFYRLADEGSRFEWREGAAAQADELADWIEGAVVSHRGRGENGYKALEMIHAIYESARCHEKVVLPLKTRVNPLDLMVESGHLIPERPGRYDIRAFLLRGERMWGDDDRDLPSSS